The nucleotide window ACAAAGCAGAGGGCATGAAGACAGAGAGGCAGGCATACAAACCTGCGTCCACTCGTTGGTCTGAGGGTCGTATGCTTCTACTGTGTTCAAGTACACTTGCCCGTCGTACCCTCCCACTGCATAGAGGCGGTCTCCTAGCAAACACACCCCAACGGCGTCCCTGCTAACACTCATCGGAGCAACTGCCGTCCACATGTCCGTCTTAGGGTCGTACCTGAAAAAAAGACAGGGTCTTGGTTATCTCTTTAATCAGTTACTCAACTTTTTCagttaactgctgaactgaactactATGCCTTCTGACAGTTCCTCTCGTACTGTCCCATCACAGTGCCAGTGCCACTCAGATTCCACCCATTATACCAAAGACATGACTGCAAACCAGCAAAGGCAAAGATGACAAGTTTAGAAACCAGTGTCCAGATTTAGCCTGATTTATAAAAGGAACCATGAATAAAAGTCTCTAGAATCACAAAACATTACAGTACAAAGTCCTAAACAGTATTTAAAGGCACTATTCAACTCCTGTAGATGATGTTAAGCTGTAATAACATCACCAAATATGTGCACACTCCACATCTCAACTCCAGAAACTCAGGAGGCCACACACAGTCATGCTCAAACTCAAGGTGACAGGCCTTTTTTTGAAGCAGAGATCGTGATGGAAAGCTGAGATGAACTGAGCTGAGGGTTTGAGAAACATTCGGCTCACTTTAGAGGCGATTTTTGACAGACGGTTAGACAGACAGCTCACTTTACCCTGAGTTACAACAGAagagcacacacagcttgagtCACGCACAACTCTTTCACACTGACAGACAagcacatggacacacacacatacacacagaaatagAATATGCAGAAGCAGGAAAATCTAGATGCTCTATACTTGCAGCATACTCGTATATACCACCTGGTCTCAAATTCAACGTAGTAAACTATATATTAAGTATGTTAATGtatcaacacacacaaacacacacacacacacacacatatttatataagatGTGAATATAGTTTGTGTGTGGTATATACATAGTGTATTTATAATGACAACAACAGCGACCCCTGCCTGACCGCTGCCTTCTGACCTTTCCACGCAGTCCGAGAGTCGAGATGTGAGACTGGATGCAGGGGCGTCGTGGCCACCGATGGCATACAGGAAGCCGTTCCAGGTTGCCACGCCGACGCCACCCCTGCGCTTGGACATGGGTGCGCAGGCACTCCATTTGTTAGTGTGAGGATCGAAACACTCGACCGACTTCAGGCACGAACTACCATCCCTGCCTCCTACAGCATACAGTCTGCAGAGTGGGAGAGATACCAAACAGAGCATGTTTAGAGGAGCGACGTAGTGAGGGAGAGACAGTAAATTAGAGATAAGTGAGTAAAAGACAGTTTGGGTTTTGAATACTGAGGAATTGATACATCAGCATAATACACAGCAGAGAGTATAATGTAGGGCTGCATTGTGACATCTAGAACACAGAGTGTCAGTACTACAAAGCACCAATTATTTGAGTGTTACCAGTGCACCTTTGTGGAGAGTATTTATCCTGCTAAATGCTAAACAAGTTACCACATTTGAAAGCTACAAGCCATGTCTGGCTATTTAACAGTAACCACTGAAGGCTATACTGTTGCTTTTGTGTCTTGCTTGTCAAACAAGCAGAACTTTAATGCAAAGAAGAGTAACAAAAGATGTCGTGATCTATAATATAAATCTATATAATTATCTATAATAATTGACTGTAGGCCTAGTATACATTCATacttctttttaaatatatttatttttcattttaccacatttctacccaatttggaaagcAAATGACCCATTTCCTGttcactagcaatgccctcaACACCAGGAGGGTGATAACTAGCACATCTCCTCTGatactgccgctgatgcagcatcgcaaGGTAGCCAGAGCTACACGTCCTCAAAAGcgcagctaacagatgcctgtgctgaccaatatCACATTTggagtgatgtgaggaggaATTGCTTTCAACACCCCTGAaggagcaaggccaattgtgctctctctgattccgtctgctgatggcaagcagcatacatacatacttctGCATGGTAACAGTGCTTACTTGCTGTTAAGGACTGCAACTCCCACAGTGCTTCGGGGCGTTGCCATAGATGCAACAAAACTCCACTGTCTGGCCTGAGGGTCCCAGCGCTCCACTGTGCTCAGATAACTCCACCCATCATGACCTCCTACTGCATACATGGGGCCTTCCAATACTGCTACACCTACACTCAGAGGAGCACAACATGTACATATATAACTGAATACACATGCCTACAAGCAAGCACtaatgcaaaacacacacacacacaaattaatgATACACACAGTCATGCATTAATGCTACACAGACatcctacacacacagagataataTACATTAACGCCCCcctacacacatagacacaacAAACATGTTACACAACTGCACCCACACATACTCACATGGAGATTGTGGACGAATGCAAAGCTTCCTAAGAAAAATCCTACAGCAAGCAAAATCAACTCAACCACTTAGTGGGGACACAATCACACACTTAAAGGTTTGAGAGGACTCACCTAGGCCATGGCGGTGTGTAGACATAGGAGGCATGACGCTCCAGCTTTTGCTCCGGGGGTTATAACACTCCACTGTGTTGAGGGTCTTCAGGCCATCCCGTCCCCCCACCACATAGAGTCGATCATCGAGGACGGCCACACCAAACTGCAGGCGCCGACCGCTCATCACTGCCACCTGCCGCCATGAATCTCTGCGCAGGCAGTACTGCTCGATACTGGTGGCACCTGAGAATACAGAAACAGGACAGAAAATAACTGTATGACCCAGAACAGTGTTCTTAACCCCTGTCTCAGTGGCACCCTGGTCTGCACATCATGTTGTTTACCCAACACATCTAATTCCTCTCATTAACAGCTCATTAACAACCCTGTACTGAGTTGAAGAGGTTGTGTTAATGCAAGAAACAGGGCAGCAGGAGGAAGGGCTGGGAAACACTGGCTTAGAAAATGTGTTATTTAAATGGGGAAAATCTGCTTGAAACTCAGGCGTGTGGCCACAGCCTAGATCAGTACATCTGAACGAGAACCTAAGGCATTTCACACCTGAAAGGCAAGATCCGAACCAAGGATCATGTTTTTATTACACTGTTTTTCAGTTAGTTTTGATTTCACACTGCAGTTTAGCAGTGACTTACCTACATCCCTTTATCATCAGCTATGCTGGCTACGTCTCCCTATACTTGACTAGCTTGTAGAGGGTCGTGCATCTGATGTCAGCATGTTGCGAGTAGCCTTTCCCAGATAAAACgaataagtattgggacacctacaggcgCTTTTATGACTTCTGATTCTAAACCCATATGAAGTTGGTCCCTCCTctacagctctaacagcaggtttggagctctgcagttattgagtcagcagagcactGGAGACTTCTGCACTTTTCTGCACACTCTGAGCTCAGTCCAGAACAAAGCAGGCAAGTGTGGAAGCACCTATAGAGATGTCTATGTTCTATAGTGTTGCCCATCACAACAGAATGCTGCCTCCATTAGCTGCTCTGCGGAATCCAGAAATTAGGCTTCATCTGCAGGTAGCTGATAGTTCACAAACTATTCAATACCCCCGTCAGAGGCTACTGAATACCAGATTGTCAGGTTAACAAACAGATCACTTTTCCCATATTGATTTTTTATAGACACATTTCATAAAGTGTGTTCTGTTACCTTTCGTGGCGTCCATGCCTCCCACAGCAAACAGTGCCCCGACAGTGGCCTTTCGTGGACGCGTCCTTGGGCTCTGCAGCAGCGGTCGACGCTCTGGCAATAGATGATACTTCATCGCTTCCATGACCAACCGCTGACACTCTACACTGTCCCTAAGCAGTGGGTTGCCTTCCATATCGGCCAAAAACTGGaaagatgaaaaaaacaaaacaacaccacattaCCCATAAATCTTCACTTCACAATATCCCTCATGATGGCAGCGCACTCCATTACCAGTCTGCGGTTCTTCACATTGAGGTAAAAGTTCATGATCAATCAACCAACagaaatgaatgtttttttcctccagtTAGTCAATTATGTACCcaaaaatgtgctttaaatACATACAGACAAAAACTACATTACCCATAAATCTTTACTCAAAAGAGTCCCTGATGAATGCTGGCTCATGTATCTTCTGAgtcctacaaaaaaaaaaaacttaactgCCCATAAGCCCTCAAGTCCTTACAGCACACTATCCCTCAGGATCCCGTTGACCTCCACAGCCGACAAGAAaccataaacataaaaaataaacccaTTACACATAAACCTCCATTCCCTCAAGAGGAGATCGTTCCCTGctttagctaaaaaaaaaagatttggtCAAAAAGTACTgacagaaaaataaaatcacCCACATTCCTCACTTCACAATAGAAATAggtctattatatatatatatatatatatatatatatatatatatatatatatatatatataatataggtctattttataatatataaataataggactgggtctctctccatctccacctAAGACTAAGAAACAAATTACCCAGAACATCTCAATTCCATGATTGGTTATAAATCAAACCCCACTGACCCTCAAAAGTGGGCCTCCATGTCCACTAACAGCTCCAAAATCCTGAACTACAGCCTGATttgcatttaataataatatttaaaaaatacttatTACCCATGAACCCCCACACAACACTTATCCTTCAGGGATGCATTTACACACACCTGCTTATTCTCTTAATATTAGCCCCTTGAGTTCAGCAGTACCAACAACATGCATACCCAATTCAGGAacttctctttttcctctcttctctcagtATAATCCTTTCACACTGCAACCTCCCAGAGCCACGTTAACGAGGTGCTGCTGGCTGAACTCATCCCTCGTTGCCTTTTTTCTCTGTTTATCTCCTCCCTCGCTCATGGTCTAGCAGGCGGAAGAGTTTTTAATTAGAAGGAAGCTGCTGCTCGGTGTCCTAATCTCACAGTAATGAAGTCTGCTGGAGTAATATACACCCACAGACACGTGTCTTCAGCACACACATCACATTATTAATGCAGAAACATCATACAGACACAGAAAACCCTGGAAACCAtgtctgcaaacacacacacacacacacacacacacacctctgtgtGTTTTCATTAGCCAGTAATCGCAGGACTTTGGCCAATACAGTAATCAAAAGCTATTAGGCAAGACTGTTCTGGGCAAGACTGCCTGGGGGGCAATTCGTTTTACATAGCGATTACAATTAATTAGTCCAGCCAGGAATTTGTTGCATACGTTAATGCAAATTTGACCAATTAGGGCGCACAATCTTATCCATTCACTGCATTATTTATGCACTAAacatgtaaaagtaaaagtgctACATGTCTGTCAGCATAGCATACTACAAACGAAAATCTGATGGTAATATTTAAAGGGGTAAAGTGGAGTATTGTGAGTCTCGAATGCTGTTGTGTTCACATTTAAAAGCAAAAcccacataaaaaataaaatctatttcAAAACCCCAAAGCCTTTCAAGGCAAACGCAATGGCTACATCAGATAAATACAGAAGCAAAGCTAATGCTAGACCTAGTCTAGTATgatttatagttatcatccaacacctggccTGGTACACATAGCAGCTACGTCAGAAACATATGGAAGGCTAAATGCTAACGCTAAGACGACCAAAGCAAGTACTGATGCAGACAGTCGACACATTGATGCCTCTGGAGCAGCAGAAAAGACTAAATGCTAGCGCAAAGCTGGCCAAAGCATGCACTGATGCGGTTATTCGGTTCACAGATGCCTCTGGAGCAGCTAaaaggctaaaggctaacaCCAGAAGGACTGCAGCACGCACTGATGCAGGTAGCTAGCATGCGGACACCTCACTGGCAGGACTACGCATTCACTGTAGTAGTCCTGCCAGGTTCACGCCAAACATGCTGGACCCCATCTGAGCCAGACAAATTTTTCTTGGTCTCTTGATCACTGTTAAGCACTGTTTTTTCTTGAGGCTGACGTTATGCAGAGGCTGACGTTATGCAATGTCCTTCGCACTGTCTGAGATGTCACAGAAACTCTCTTTTTTATTGATTACTCTGTGCCAAGTTTTTCAGAGCTACATTGTGCTACATCTGCTCACTGTACGTGGCGAAGGACGGTCACTGAGGCTCTGATTAGTGGTACTGAGGCTCTTTCTATACCTGATTATTGCTGAAAATGTGTTGCCACTGATTTTATAATTGGTCACAGATCTTCCTGTAGCCTGTTCCATCTTTGTGAAGTCTCACAGAAGTCTGTTCATGCAGTTAGGTTAACTCACAGTACTCTCAGGCATATATACTCTTGTTGCATAGATTTTTCTACTGTGAGATCTGCATTTTCAACCTAATCTTTGtaaagtttttgtttttgcttgttcATAAGAGGGAGGAGGTGCTACACGAATGTCTGTGCTGTGAAcgagccaataaaagcagagcttatcattTGTTTTAGTACCAAATAAAAGCATTCAATGAAGCCTTTGTTGACAAAATCATTTAACTTTAGTGGAAGAAAAAGGGTGCCAACAGCAAAAAGTAAGTACTAATCTAGCAATTATTTTTTCAAGAAATAAATGTATAAGGCAACTGTATGTGATGtactggccagtgagtgaaggtACACAGTAGCTGTAACCAATAAACTGGTGACTCAGGCAACTCAGGGTATATGGCAGCATGCTGCAGCACAAGCAGGTCATCAAACCGACTGttgcgtttgtgtgtgcgtgggtGTGTGCGTTTTCTCATGCATGTCTGTGCCTCATCCAAATTCAATGCCTCTTAATTGAATCTGCTATAAAATCTATCAGGTGCCTCAGCCAGCCTGCCTAGTTACGGCTTTCATAACCTACCTTATACTTTCATTACAGAGCACTGTCTACCTCTGctatccctccatccatcacCCCCTTTCATCTCGCTCTCCTCCCTCATCAATCACGTCTGCCTgctcctcctttcctctcctcagCCCATAGCCACCactctgctgtttttgttttaaatgtttgcgctgaagaaaaaaaaaacaacacaaatgcAAATGTTTTCATCTCTTTTTTTGGACGGCAGCGTCGATCTGTCAAGAGAGATGTGTGCAATATTTGATATTTCATCTCTACTCGGTCGGTCTACGGGGGCGTGTGCATATGGGAGAAATGATTAGGCTTACGTCTGGAGGACAAGGCCGGCAGCTGAAAAGAGGGAGATGGGGGGAGTAAAAAAATCTCCTTTCCCAGAAGAGGATGAAAGAAGCTGCGATTTCCATTTAGATTGAACGGAGCATACGCGGCTACCCAGGCAGAAGCGACGCCTCGATCCTGCCTGGACTTATTTCAATATTTCTCCTCACTTccttcttcctctttctttttattgAGGGCTATAGAAATTTACTGAGAAGGAAACAGAGCTAGAATGAGAGAGCTTAAGTGTGGAGGTGCGTGGAATCAATCATTCGCTGAAGGAGAAATGGAGTGAGCTGTGGAATGGAGGAGAGAACTGTGGAGAAAGGAGTGAAGCACAGGGAATAATGGCCAGACATCATTCTGGTGCTTCACCTTCTGAATTGTTCTGGACATCACCACAAGAACAGAACATTCTCAAAAATGGAGCACTCTTTGAAGGGATGAACTGCaactgaagaaccactttttcataaagaacctttcaactgGGAGGTATTTGAAGCAGTGGTTTTCGTATGTGGCCTTGTGTATGCTAATGACAGCGGAagctatataacattagattcATGCGAGAATGACTCCCATTTATCAACTCATGACTGGTTGTTTCCCAGTGAAGTTTAGGAGTGATGGTTATCATAAAACTCACActggacaaacgtattgggacacctgctcattcattgttttttcttctgAGGCTATTCTTtgttaatagaagtttgtaataacactttcggtcTGCTGGTGGTCCATAGATTAACTAGGTTCATTTAATTCAGGTAAATACAGAAACAGCTGTTCATTCATGATTGGTGTTCAGACAAACACCACCTTTGCATGAACATTTTTGAAAACCCCTGCTTTTTAAATTAGGATTTAGAGTCTAAAGAGCCacagtttaatacaaatgtTCTGTAACAGGGCTGCCTCATCCTTTTCTCTTGAGTGGCCAAAGTAGGACACAGGTAGGAGGACTAAATCTGACATCCTCCTGTGCCAACTTTGAGCAGCCCTGATCTGTACCTAGAACTGTACACCCAAAAACCATTTAGGAGCCTTTATTCTGAAGAGTGTAAGGTTGTGTAAATGAAATGATTAGACATTGAACTAACCAATAATTCAGTCCGTGAGTCAGTCAATCAGTGCACTGGATGGTAATGACCGTGGAGGCTCTTTACAAAAAAAAGTGGAATTGAAGGAGAAACTTGGTTTGCGAGAATCGAAAAGAGACAAGGATGAGAACTTTTCTCATTTATTTTTGAGAGGAGAAAGTCAACAAAGGACTTCAGattggtctgtgtgtgttgatCTATTTCTTATCTTTTTTCTGTGCAAGAAAATGAAGTCACAGAGGAGAagcgtgtgtgggtgtgtgtgtgtgtgtgtgtgaaggaaaaGTGTAATAAGAACTATCCTCTTCAGAT belongs to Salminus brasiliensis chromosome 24, fSalBra1.hap2, whole genome shotgun sequence and includes:
- the klhl5 gene encoding kelch-like protein 5, producing the protein MEPCVPDELFQSHSHAEHTFRRMETYLRTRKLCDVVLLAGDRRIPAHRLVLSSVSDYFAAMFTSDVREAKQEEVKMEGVDPDALWVLVQYAYTGRLELREDTIESLLSAACLLQLSAVVQACCTYLMKQLHPSNCLGIRSFADAQGCQDLHKVAHNYTMEHFLGVMKNQEFLLLPSSEVEKLLASDDMNVPDEETVVSALLSWVRHDPPTRQSQLPGLLAHVRLPLLKPQFLADMEGNPLLRDSVECQRLVMEAMKYHLLPERRPLLQSPRTRPRKATVGALFAVGGMDATKGATSIEQYCLRRDSWRQVAVMSGRRLQFGVAVLDDRLYVVGGRDGLKTLNTVECYNPRSKSWSVMPPMSTHRHGLGVAVLEGPMYAVGGHDGWSYLSTVERWDPQARQWSFVASMATPRSTVGVAVLNSKLYAVGGRDGSSCLKSVECFDPHTNKWSACAPMSKRRGGVGVATWNGFLYAIGGHDAPASSLTSRLSDCVERYDPKTDMWTAVAPMSVSRDAVGVCLLGDRLYAVGGYDGQVYLNTVEAYDPQTNEWTQVAPLCLGRAGACVVAVKL